The following coding sequences lie in one Salmo salar chromosome ssa13, Ssal_v3.1, whole genome shotgun sequence genomic window:
- the LOC106566658 gene encoding coiled-coil domain-containing protein 71, translating into MLQITEQMVYAMNCKEATEKVVQSWSRFNSAGQTTLLETLKAFSPMSKDLFDTEKELATFIEGLKDEGHKPTVLKSKDVYGYRSCTAVLRPVIKTQSTLDIAVSKVQKPGKKKGRKPHGKKTEINYSLLSAAAKVVLKNQPTILLTNLSKESLKQTVLSKPPALAVVPVQMQSYIRLTNMTGPSTGHTARLQFHTGVWSREVTVPNSHRPLSLTGTQVQPSEGTGNSAKSVTLRRVSFLPCPVNIIGVPAMLQNDRVLKECNGMPCWRDQKRKRTDEAEDKLCVKRPRNEVWLVKEQSEDLRLSENNLRFKVIKVDDSITDEEVRRKAQKILRVNLSPVIEIQPLIAYPM; encoded by the coding sequence ATGCTACAGATTACAGAACAGATGGTATATGCCATGAATTGTAAGGAAGCCACAGAGAAGGTTGTCCAGTCATGGTCACGTTTCAACTCAGCTGGCCAAACTACGCTACTGGAGACTCTGAAAGCGTTCAGTCCTATGTCAAAAGACCTTTTCGATACTGAGAAAGAACTGGCCACTTTTATTGAGGGACTCAAAGATGAAGGTCACAAGCCTACTGTACTTAAAAGcaaagatgtttatggttacagGTCTTGTACTGCAGTACTGAGGCCTGTAATAAAGACACAGAGCACACTGGACATTGCTGTTTCAAAGGTTCAAAAGCCTGGCAAAAAGAAGGGTAGAAAACCCCATGGCAAAAAGACTGAAATCAACTATTCTTTGTTAAGTGCAGCAGCGAAAGTCGTCCTGAAGAATCAACCCACAATTCTTTTGACAAATCTGTCAAAGGAGTCTCTCAAACAGACTGTCCTCTCGAAACCACCGGCCTTGGCTGTTGTGCCTGTTCAGATGCAGTCATACATAAGACTGACCAACATGACTGGACCCTCTACAGGCCACACAGCGAGACTGCAGTTCCACACAGGTGTATGGTCAAGAGAGGTGACTGTGCCCAACTCTCATCGACCACTATCTCTAACAGGTACCCAAGTACAGCCTTCGGAAGGTACCGGAAACTCAGCAAAATCTGTCACTTTGAGGAGAGTGAGCTTTTTGCCCTGCCCAGTCAATATCATCGGAGTGCCTGCCATGCTGCAAAACGACCGGGTTTTGAAGGAATGCAACGGAATGCCTTGCTGGAGGGACCAGAAAAGGAAAAGGACTGACGAGGCTGAAGACAAACTCTGTGTGAAGAGGCCCAGAAATGAGGTCTGGTTGGTCAAAGAGCAGTCTGAAGACCTTAGACTGAGTGAGAACAACCTGAGGTTCAAGGTGATCAAGGTTGATGACTCGATCACCgat